A single genomic interval of Brevundimonas diminuta harbors:
- a CDS encoding response regulator, with protein MTKTVLTIDDSRTMRDMLLMALEDAGYTVIQAVDGVDGLETLASKGADVIITDINMPRMDGFGVIEGVRADPNHRTTPVLVLTTESDVEKKARARAAGATGWIVKPFDPAKLVDAVRRVAA; from the coding sequence ATGACCAAGACCGTTCTGACGATCGACGATTCACGCACCATGCGCGACATGCTGCTGATGGCGCTGGAAGACGCGGGCTATACCGTGATCCAGGCGGTGGACGGCGTGGACGGTCTGGAGACCCTGGCGTCCAAGGGCGCGGACGTCATCATCACCGACATCAACATGCCGCGCATGGACGGCTTCGGCGTCATCGAGGGCGTGCGCGCCGATCCGAACCACCGCACGACCCCGGTGCTGGTGCTGACGACTGAAAGCGACGTCGAGAAGAAGGCGCGCGCACGCGCCGCCGGCGCCACCGGCTGGATCGTCAAGCCGTTCGACCCCGCCAAGCTGGTGGACGCCGTCCGCCGCGTCGCCGCCTGA
- a CDS encoding methyl-accepting chemotaxis protein, which translates to MPVGRKLFAAFGLVLAAIAVMGAVVIASLLQLEKAGEVRTVENQANRTTATAEFYMARQENAFRGYLLSQDPYYIERVNAHRAKFLAAMDELRGELPADRAALVDKAVEGNATWYKNVVETGSAMVRDGRAAQAVQMVGRNGTADNYVAPVEDTIDQIKTANDVARKASTEAQAAASRTALIATIVGLISALVIAVIAGFVATRSIVRPIFTMIGYMQKLMAGDTDIKVASAERKDEFGKMGQAIVAFRDAAIEKVRVEREALSQRSMSEQERAEREAEKAREAAEDAQAIGALGQGLSAMANGDLTYRIEIDFNPKAAQLKSDFNAAISQLQQAVSVVVNNVSGIRSGAGEISQAADDLSRRTEQQAASLEETAAALDEITATVNKTASGARQASDVVQAARGDAEKSGIIVRDAVQAMTAIEGSSNQINQIIGVIDEIAFQTNLLALNAGVEAARAGEAGRGFAVVASEVRALAQRSAEAAKEIKTLISASTGQVGSGVKLVGETGEALQRIVDRVAEIDSLVTEIAASAQEQAVGLAQVNTAVNQMDQVTQQNAAMVEQSTAASHSLAQEAESLQASVAQFRVGASSPRAAAPAPVRTPAPVAKPAARSSHMVAALKTIGRGGAAPKPQAAAVEDGWEEF; encoded by the coding sequence ATGCCCGTCGGCCGCAAGCTGTTCGCGGCCTTTGGTCTCGTTCTGGCGGCGATCGCCGTCATGGGCGCCGTCGTCATCGCCAGCCTGCTTCAGCTTGAGAAGGCCGGCGAAGTCCGCACGGTGGAAAACCAGGCCAATCGCACCACGGCGACGGCCGAGTTCTACATGGCCCGCCAGGAAAACGCTTTCCGCGGCTACCTCCTGTCTCAGGATCCCTACTATATCGAGCGCGTCAATGCGCACCGCGCCAAATTCCTGGCGGCGATGGACGAGCTGCGCGGCGAACTGCCCGCCGATCGCGCCGCCCTGGTCGACAAGGCCGTGGAAGGCAATGCGACCTGGTACAAGAACGTCGTCGAAACCGGCTCGGCGATGGTGCGTGACGGTCGCGCGGCCCAGGCTGTTCAGATGGTCGGCCGCAACGGAACGGCCGACAACTACGTCGCGCCGGTCGAAGACACGATCGACCAGATCAAGACGGCCAACGATGTGGCGCGCAAGGCCTCGACCGAAGCTCAGGCCGCCGCCAGCCGCACCGCGCTGATCGCCACGATCGTCGGTTTGATCTCGGCCTTGGTGATCGCCGTCATCGCCGGTTTCGTCGCGACGCGCTCCATCGTGCGCCCGATCTTCACGATGATCGGCTATATGCAAAAACTGATGGCCGGCGACACCGACATCAAGGTCGCCAGCGCCGAGCGCAAGGATGAGTTCGGCAAGATGGGTCAGGCCATCGTGGCCTTCCGCGACGCCGCGATCGAAAAGGTCCGCGTCGAACGGGAGGCCCTGTCGCAGCGCTCGATGTCCGAGCAGGAACGTGCCGAACGCGAGGCCGAAAAGGCGCGCGAGGCCGCCGAGGACGCCCAGGCCATCGGCGCCTTGGGTCAAGGCCTGTCGGCCATGGCGAACGGCGACCTGACCTACCGGATCGAGATCGACTTCAATCCCAAAGCCGCGCAACTGAAGTCCGATTTCAACGCCGCCATCTCCCAGCTGCAGCAGGCCGTCTCGGTCGTGGTCAACAATGTCTCGGGCATCCGCTCGGGCGCCGGCGAAATCTCGCAGGCCGCGGACGATCTTTCGCGCCGCACCGAACAGCAGGCCGCGTCGCTGGAAGAAACGGCTGCGGCCCTGGATGAAATCACCGCCACGGTGAACAAGACCGCCTCGGGCGCCCGCCAAGCCTCCGACGTGGTTCAGGCCGCGCGCGGTGACGCCGAAAAGAGCGGCATCATCGTCCGCGACGCTGTCCAGGCCATGACCGCCATCGAAGGCTCGTCCAACCAGATCAATCAGATCATCGGCGTGATCGACGAGATCGCCTTCCAGACCAACCTGCTGGCCCTGAACGCGGGCGTCGAGGCCGCGCGCGCCGGCGAGGCCGGTCGTGGCTTCGCAGTCGTCGCCTCCGAAGTTCGCGCCCTGGCCCAGCGTTCGGCCGAGGCCGCCAAGGAGATCAAGACCCTGATCTCGGCCTCGACCGGTCAGGTCGGCTCGGGCGTCAAACTGGTCGGCGAGACCGGCGAGGCCCTGCAAAGGATCGTGGACCGCGTCGCCGAGATCGACAGCCTGGTGACCGAAATCGCCGCCTCGGCCCAGGAACAGGCCGTCGGTCTGGCCCAGGTCAACACGGCCGTGAACCAGATGGATCAGGTCACCCAGCAGAACGCCGCCATGGTCGAGCAATCGACCGCCGCCAGCCATTCGTTGGCTCAGGAGGCCGAAAGCCTGCAAGCCTCGGTGGCCCAGTTCCGCGTCGGCGCCTCGTCGCCGCGCGCCGCTGCGCCTGCGCCGGTTCGGACCCCTGCGCCCGTCGCCAAGCCCGCTGCTCGCTCCAGCCACATGGTGGCCGCGCTTAAGACCATCGGCCGTGGCGGCGCCGCGCCCAAGCCTCAAGCCGCCGCAGTCGAAGACGGTTGGGAGGAGTTCTGA
- a CDS encoding response regulator transcription factor, with protein sequence MSPHSVFIIDDDPAMRDALVLMLRGAGYRARSFLSADDFLSNLPEDRSACVITDVRMPGLQGSELVGRLKSLRGDTWPVIVITGHGEVTLAVQLMKAGVVDFVEKPFDPQRMLDAVSSCLASLTSLEAERIAREDAKARLDTLTPRERQVFDALIDGCSNKEIAQRLEISPRTVEIFRAKVMTKMQAANLSTLVRIGMRAGDA encoded by the coding sequence ATGAGCCCGCACTCCGTCTTCATCATCGACGACGACCCCGCCATGCGCGACGCCCTGGTGCTCATGCTGCGCGGGGCTGGGTATCGAGCACGCAGTTTCCTCAGCGCCGACGACTTCCTGAGTAATCTGCCCGAAGACCGCAGCGCCTGCGTCATCACCGATGTGCGGATGCCGGGGCTTCAGGGTTCCGAGCTGGTCGGGCGTCTGAAAAGCCTGCGAGGCGATACCTGGCCGGTGATCGTCATCACGGGTCATGGGGAGGTGACGCTGGCGGTTCAGTTGATGAAGGCGGGAGTCGTGGATTTCGTCGAAAAGCCGTTCGATCCGCAGCGAATGCTGGACGCGGTTTCCAGCTGCCTGGCCTCGCTGACCAGTCTTGAGGCCGAGCGGATCGCGCGCGAGGACGCCAAGGCCCGACTGGACACCCTGACCCCGCGCGAGCGGCAGGTATTCGACGCCCTGATCGACGGCTGTTCCAACAAGGAGATCGCGCAAAGGCTGGAGATCAGCCCGCGTACGGTGGAAATCTTTCGCGCCAAGGTGATGACGAAAATGCAGGCCGCGAACCTGTCCACCCTGGTCCGGATCGGAATGCGCGCCGGCGACGCTTGA
- a CDS encoding TorF family putative porin, translating to MFRSSAFFVVAAVGLAAPITSQAQSFGLDVGVASQYVGKGLGKSNQDVAPFAKAEAGFGEGYASVFVSDAAGSQGYDMEIVSMVGWRPKAAGFTFDLGVMNRDLPGSRAGVDKNYWEYQADASRKLGPVATRLRVNYSPDGFAATKEAWWLELQGTVAVAAKTKISAGVANRMADGGVDYNAWNVGAKQKLTDALAVDLRWYDTDRHSAGEPYEGRLVAAATYSF from the coding sequence ATGTTTCGTTCGTCAGCCTTCTTTGTTGTCGCGGCAGTAGGCCTCGCAGCACCGATTACCTCCCAGGCCCAATCGTTCGGCCTCGATGTCGGTGTCGCCAGCCAGTATGTCGGCAAAGGGCTGGGCAAGAGCAATCAAGACGTTGCGCCTTTCGCCAAGGCCGAAGCCGGCTTCGGCGAAGGCTACGCCAGCGTCTTCGTCTCTGACGCCGCCGGATCTCAAGGCTACGACATGGAAATCGTCAGCATGGTCGGTTGGCGCCCTAAGGCGGCCGGCTTCACCTTCGATCTGGGGGTCATGAACCGCGACCTGCCAGGGTCGCGCGCCGGTGTCGACAAAAACTATTGGGAATATCAGGCGGACGCTTCACGCAAGCTGGGCCCCGTGGCGACGCGCCTGCGCGTCAACTATTCGCCCGACGGCTTTGCGGCGACGAAAGAGGCCTGGTGGCTGGAGCTGCAAGGCACGGTCGCCGTCGCCGCCAAGACGAAGATTTCGGCCGGCGTCGCCAACCGCATGGCCGACGGCGGTGTCGATTACAACGCCTGGAACGTCGGCGCCAAACAGAAGCTGACCGACGCCTTGGCCGTCGATCTGCGCTGGTACGACACCGACCGCCACAGCGCAGGCGAACCCTACGAGGGTCGTCTCGTCGCCGCCGCCACCTATTCGTTCTGA
- a CDS encoding helicase-related protein: MSDRSAGLAPSRVTAVLGPTNTGKTHLAVERMLGHASGMIGLPLRLLAREIYERIVKQRGAAAVALITGEEKIVPPRPHYFVCTVEAMPLERSVEFLAIDEIQLVADPERGHVFTQRLLHARGRFETMFLGAGTMEPLIRRLVPDVEIVTRDRLSTLSYAGSKKLTRLPRRSAIVAFSTDRVYAIAELIRRQRGGAAVVMGSLSPRTRNAQVALYQSGEVDFLVATDAIGMGLNMDVDHVAFAGLRKFDGRRTRWLYAHEIGQIAGRAGRHLRDGTFGVTAEAEDLDPDLVEQVVEHRFDPIEAAEWRNARLDFDTLPDLLRSLTVTPQRSGLSLTAEALDETLLRRLIKDEEIARVGRSRGAVMRLWEACQLPDFQKTTLDEHARLAKDVFHALTGKRGRLTDDWMAPRFAFVDRDDGQIDQLSARLSAVRTLSYIANRPDWVHDAQGWRDKTRALEDRLSDVLHERLTARFVDRRTTALMRALNVREDTFAGVADDGEVTVEGQVVGQLEGVRFQMEKGSSALEDRTLRQAAVRAVTPEINRRLGRLAAETDDGFSATPDGAVLWRGVLTAQINATPHGVDPFTPSVRLLGDLGPTPARERAQRRIEAWLAAEAGRALRDLRRLRQAVESGALKGLPRGIAFRLIEAGGVIDRREVERDLAALSQVERRTLRSFAIRIGVHSVWLPGLQKPRARHFAQAFVAAPLIPATPDLIPAPVEPPSARLLAAHGLRLAGLWLAPVETLEKMAELRAANHGRLSDEALKDLGWRADQAKQIIAALKIERARLPDKPGAAPKIVKDSPFAALAALTEAPPARPKRRRPRRKAKA, encoded by the coding sequence ATGAGCGACCGGTCCGCAGGCCTCGCCCCGTCCCGCGTGACTGCGGTCCTGGGGCCCACCAACACCGGCAAGACCCATCTGGCGGTCGAGCGGATGCTGGGTCACGCCTCCGGCATGATCGGCCTGCCGCTGCGCCTGCTGGCCCGCGAGATCTATGAACGGATCGTCAAACAGCGCGGCGCGGCGGCCGTCGCCCTGATTACGGGCGAGGAAAAGATCGTCCCGCCGCGCCCGCACTATTTCGTCTGCACCGTCGAGGCCATGCCGCTGGAGCGATCGGTCGAGTTTCTGGCCATCGACGAAATCCAGCTGGTCGCCGACCCCGAACGCGGGCACGTCTTCACCCAGCGGCTGCTGCACGCGCGCGGCCGGTTCGAGACGATGTTCCTGGGCGCTGGCACCATGGAGCCGTTGATCCGCCGCCTGGTCCCGGACGTGGAGATCGTGACGCGCGACCGGTTGTCCACCCTGTCCTATGCGGGCTCCAAGAAGCTGACACGCCTGCCCCGCCGCAGCGCCATCGTCGCCTTCTCGACCGACCGGGTCTACGCCATCGCCGAACTGATCCGACGTCAGCGCGGCGGCGCGGCCGTGGTGATGGGCTCGCTCAGCCCACGCACCCGCAACGCCCAGGTGGCCCTGTATCAGTCGGGCGAAGTCGATTTCCTGGTCGCCACCGACGCCATCGGCATGGGGCTGAACATGGATGTGGACCATGTCGCCTTCGCGGGGCTGAGAAAGTTCGACGGGCGGCGCACGCGCTGGCTTTACGCCCATGAGATCGGCCAGATCGCCGGGCGGGCGGGCCGACATCTGCGCGACGGCACCTTCGGCGTCACGGCCGAGGCCGAGGATCTGGACCCCGATCTGGTCGAACAGGTGGTCGAGCATCGGTTCGATCCGATCGAGGCGGCGGAGTGGCGGAACGCCCGGCTGGATTTCGACACCCTGCCCGATCTGCTGCGCTCGCTGACGGTGACGCCCCAGCGTTCGGGGCTGAGCCTGACGGCGGAGGCGCTGGACGAGACCCTGCTGCGCCGCCTGATCAAGGACGAGGAAATCGCGCGCGTGGGGCGCTCGCGCGGGGCGGTCATGCGTCTGTGGGAGGCGTGCCAGTTGCCCGACTTCCAGAAGACGACGCTGGATGAACACGCCCGGCTGGCCAAGGACGTCTTTCACGCCCTGACCGGCAAGCGGGGCCGGCTGACCGACGACTGGATGGCGCCGCGATTCGCCTTCGTGGATCGCGACGACGGTCAGATCGACCAGCTGTCGGCGCGGCTGTCGGCAGTGCGTACCCTGTCCTACATCGCCAACCGGCCGGACTGGGTTCACGACGCGCAAGGCTGGCGCGACAAGACCCGCGCGCTGGAAGATCGGCTGTCCGACGTGCTGCACGAGCGGCTGACCGCCCGGTTCGTGGATCGCCGCACCACCGCCCTGATGCGAGCGCTGAACGTGCGCGAAGACACGTTTGCAGGCGTCGCCGATGACGGCGAGGTCACGGTCGAAGGCCAGGTCGTCGGCCAGCTGGAGGGCGTGCGCTTCCAGATGGAGAAGGGCTCTTCGGCCCTGGAGGACCGCACCCTGCGTCAGGCGGCCGTGCGTGCGGTGACGCCCGAGATCAATCGACGGCTGGGACGTCTGGCGGCCGAGACCGACGACGGGTTTTCGGCCACGCCGGACGGGGCGGTGCTGTGGCGCGGCGTGCTGACGGCGCAGATCAATGCGACGCCGCACGGTGTCGATCCCTTCACGCCCTCCGTGCGCCTGCTGGGCGATCTGGGGCCGACGCCCGCCCGCGAGCGCGCCCAGCGCCGGATCGAGGCGTGGCTGGCGGCGGAAGCGGGCCGTGCGCTGCGCGATCTGCGACGGCTGCGTCAGGCGGTCGAGAGTGGCGCACTCAAGGGGCTTCCGCGCGGCATCGCCTTCCGTCTGATCGAGGCCGGCGGCGTGATCGACCGGCGCGAGGTCGAGCGCGATCTGGCCGCGCTCAGTCAGGTCGAGCGCCGCACGCTGCGCAGCTTCGCCATCCGCATCGGCGTGCATTCGGTGTGGCTGCCCGGCCTTCAGAAGCCGCGCGCGCGCCACTTCGCCCAGGCCTTCGTCGCCGCGCCGCTGATCCCGGCCACGCCTGATCTGATCCCCGCGCCCGTAGAGCCGCCCTCGGCGCGTCTGCTGGCCGCGCACGGATTGCGATTGGCGGGTCTGTGGCTGGCGCCGGTCGAGACGCTGGAGAAGATGGCCGAGCTGCGGGCCGCCAATCACGGCCGGCTGTCCGACGAGGCCCTGAAGGATCTGGGCTGGCGCGCCGATCAGGCCAAACAGATCATCGCCGCCTTGAAGATCGAACGCGCCCGCCTGCCCGACAAGCCGGGCGCAGCGCCGAAGATCGTCAAGGACTCGCCCTTCGCCGCCCTCGCCGCCCTGACGGAGGCGCCCCCGGCGCGGCCCAAGCGTCGTCGTCCGCGTCGAAAGGCGAAGGCTTGA
- a CDS encoding two-component system sensor histidine kinase NtrB — MIACLAVLVATLVRSALEPFGNFYYLPLVPAVIVTALLAQRGAVVLAILLAIGANLWLVHRESVLDAATNAALFAVIAWVIAEVCRRLIDALEQARALTRDLALREMLLDTIVATTPIVTLDREGRTRRVTPAAADLLRVDREAAMAQPFESLLPGFDDAALAKARQGGEVLSPSSGPWTSGSINTPGPPLTLHANVLPDDIAPEHIVLTLGDQSQAETIRKGERDLNDKLSSVWRLNSMGEMAATLAHELNQPLTAATVYLHAGQAELTRLGTVAEGPAKTIDLAKTQLLRAGDIIRRMREQVATGSRSFTEERASLIVLDLAPVFALTGQDTDTTIALDVEEDDDQVLADRIQIQQALANLVRNAVDAVIGREGARVTVTGRTLGADGYEIAVCDNGDGIPEDRIDSIFHPMATTKAGGMGLGLSVTRSIVESHGATLVVSRNSQGGATFSFRLPRPTESEI; from the coding sequence TTGATCGCGTGTCTGGCTGTTCTTGTGGCGACGCTGGTTCGCAGCGCGCTCGAACCGTTTGGAAACTTCTACTATCTGCCGCTGGTCCCGGCGGTGATTGTGACGGCTCTGCTGGCGCAAAGGGGGGCGGTCGTGCTGGCGATTCTGTTGGCCATCGGCGCTAACCTGTGGCTGGTGCATCGCGAAAGCGTGCTGGATGCGGCGACCAACGCCGCGCTTTTCGCGGTCATTGCCTGGGTGATCGCCGAGGTCTGTCGTCGGCTGATCGACGCCTTGGAACAGGCCCGCGCCCTGACGCGCGACCTAGCGCTGCGCGAGATGCTGCTCGACACCATTGTGGCCACGACGCCGATCGTGACGCTGGATCGTGAGGGGCGGACGCGCCGCGTGACCCCGGCCGCCGCCGATCTGCTGCGCGTGGATCGAGAGGCGGCGATGGCGCAGCCTTTCGAATCTCTGCTGCCCGGCTTCGACGACGCGGCGCTGGCGAAGGCTCGCCAAGGGGGCGAGGTGCTGAGCCCCTCCTCCGGCCCTTGGACGAGCGGGAGTATAAATACACCCGGGCCGCCGCTGACGCTTCACGCCAATGTCCTGCCCGACGACATCGCTCCCGAACACATCGTGCTGACGCTGGGCGATCAGAGCCAGGCCGAGACGATCCGCAAGGGCGAGCGCGACCTGAACGACAAGCTCAGCAGCGTCTGGCGTCTGAACTCGATGGGGGAAATGGCCGCGACCCTGGCCCACGAACTGAACCAGCCGCTGACCGCCGCCACCGTTTATTTGCATGCCGGCCAGGCCGAACTGACCCGGCTGGGGACCGTCGCGGAAGGGCCGGCCAAGACGATCGATCTGGCCAAGACCCAGTTGCTGCGCGCGGGCGACATCATCCGGCGCATGCGCGAACAGGTCGCGACAGGTTCGCGGTCCTTCACCGAGGAGCGGGCCTCGCTGATCGTCCTGGACCTGGCGCCGGTCTTCGCCCTGACGGGACAGGACACAGACACGACGATCGCTCTGGATGTCGAAGAGGACGACGATCAGGTTCTGGCCGACCGTATTCAGATTCAGCAGGCGCTGGCCAATCTGGTGCGCAACGCCGTGGACGCCGTCATCGGACGCGAGGGCGCCCGCGTGACGGTGACCGGCCGGACGCTGGGCGCGGACGGCTATGAGATCGCGGTGTGCGACAATGGCGACGGCATCCCCGAAGACAGAATCGACAGCATCTTTCATCCGATGGCGACGACCAAGGCCGGCGGCATGGGCCTGGGGCTGTCGGTCACGCGTTCTATCGTCGAGAGCCATGGCGCGACCCTGGTCGTCAGCCGGAATTCTCAGGGTGGAGCGACCTTTTCGTTTCGTCTGCCGCGTCCCACGGAGTCCGAAATCTGA
- a CDS encoding chemotaxis protein CheA, producing MDAFEAIKATFFQECDELLADLEAKLMLLEQGQTDLETINAVFRAVHSVKGGAGAFGLEALVRFAHVFETLMDELRAGRKPCDAITIKTLLRASDVLADHIQAAQGLIPPVDEARSAALVADMQVLTHGGEAPVEVEEDEDDFGFTPMAFDMALDEPAPLPIADLGVDLGADAPSVGWRIVFKPMGRMYVNANETSLLLRELGRLGPVTVVVDDSETPTLDALSIEDGCLTWTVDLAAAVDEAAVREVFDFVESDCDLTITPLGAAADGAAEMDAFADEPAAVLPASDELDIAALLAKASGAAAEPAAEIVPFAPLEPEPAPAPIAAAPVVEPVAVPAVAPVAATPAPASAPVAPAPVTIRVDLDRVDRLINVVGELVIQQAMLSQRVLESGLARSSGIALGLEDLELLTREIQDSVMAIRAQPVKSVFQRMPRLVREVADMVSKQVRLVTAGEDTEVDKTVVERLAEPITHMLRNAIDHGLETPEERVAAGKPAEGTVRLAALHRSGRIVIEISDDGRGINRERVKKIAVDKGLIAADAPLTDEQIDNLIFAPGFSTAAVVSDISGRGVGMDVVKRSIQALGGRISISSVPGKGSTFTLSLPLTLAVLDGMVVAAAEQTLIAPLPAIVESLTPQAVDLHFVGGVDPVIRFRDRFLPLIDVALIMGFREQPMNPTEGVAVVVETEGGQQAALLFDAIQGQRQVVIKSLETNYQQVEGVAAATILGDGRVALILDVDVLVTDMRRKSVRPDFKLAS from the coding sequence ATGGACGCCTTCGAAGCCATCAAAGCCACCTTCTTCCAGGAATGCGACGAACTGCTCGCAGACCTGGAAGCCAAGCTGATGCTGCTTGAACAGGGTCAGACCGACCTGGAGACGATCAACGCCGTCTTCCGCGCCGTCCATTCGGTCAAGGGCGGGGCAGGGGCCTTCGGCCTGGAGGCCTTGGTCCGCTTCGCCCACGTCTTCGAGACCCTGATGGACGAACTGCGCGCGGGCCGTAAGCCGTGCGACGCGATCACCATCAAGACCCTGCTGCGCGCCTCCGACGTGCTGGCTGATCACATTCAGGCCGCGCAAGGGTTGATCCCGCCGGTGGACGAGGCGCGGTCCGCGGCCCTGGTCGCCGATATGCAGGTCCTGACCCACGGCGGCGAAGCGCCGGTCGAGGTCGAGGAAGACGAAGACGACTTCGGCTTCACTCCGATGGCCTTCGACATGGCGCTGGACGAGCCTGCGCCCCTGCCCATCGCCGACCTGGGCGTCGATCTGGGCGCCGACGCGCCGTCGGTCGGCTGGCGCATCGTGTTCAAGCCGATGGGCCGGATGTACGTCAACGCTAACGAGACCAGCCTGCTGCTGCGCGAGCTGGGTCGTCTCGGCCCGGTCACGGTGGTCGTGGACGACAGCGAGACGCCGACGCTAGACGCGCTGTCGATCGAGGACGGCTGCCTGACCTGGACGGTCGATCTGGCCGCCGCCGTCGATGAGGCGGCCGTGCGCGAGGTCTTCGACTTCGTCGAAAGCGACTGCGACCTGACTATCACACCTCTGGGCGCGGCCGCGGATGGGGCCGCCGAGATGGACGCGTTCGCCGACGAACCCGCGGCCGTTCTGCCCGCGAGCGACGAACTGGATATCGCCGCCCTGTTGGCCAAGGCTTCCGGCGCCGCCGCTGAACCGGCGGCCGAGATCGTGCCGTTCGCTCCCCTGGAGCCCGAGCCGGCGCCGGCCCCGATCGCCGCTGCGCCGGTCGTCGAGCCGGTTGCTGTCCCTGCCGTCGCACCCGTGGCGGCGACGCCCGCACCGGCTTCGGCCCCTGTCGCGCCTGCGCCGGTGACGATCCGTGTCGATCTGGATCGCGTGGATCGCCTGATCAACGTCGTCGGCGAACTGGTCATCCAGCAGGCGATGCTGTCGCAACGCGTGTTGGAAAGTGGCCTGGCCCGCTCCTCGGGCATCGCGCTCGGCCTCGAAGACCTGGAACTGCTGACCCGCGAGATCCAGGACAGCGTCATGGCCATCCGCGCCCAGCCGGTGAAGTCGGTGTTCCAGCGCATGCCGCGCCTGGTCCGCGAAGTCGCCGACATGGTCTCCAAACAGGTCCGTCTGGTCACGGCCGGCGAGGACACCGAGGTCGACAAGACCGTGGTCGAACGTCTGGCCGAGCCCATCACCCATATGCTGCGCAACGCCATCGACCACGGGCTGGAAACGCCCGAAGAGCGCGTCGCCGCCGGCAAGCCGGCCGAGGGCACGGTGCGTCTCGCGGCCCTGCACCGCTCGGGTCGGATCGTCATCGAAATCTCCGACGACGGACGCGGCATCAACCGCGAACGCGTCAAGAAGATCGCCGTCGACAAGGGTCTGATCGCCGCCGACGCGCCCCTGACCGACGAGCAAATCGACAATCTGATCTTCGCGCCGGGCTTCTCCACCGCCGCCGTCGTGTCCGACATCTCGGGGCGGGGCGTGGGCATGGACGTGGTCAAACGCTCGATCCAGGCCCTGGGCGGCCGCATCTCCATCAGCTCGGTTCCGGGCAAGGGCTCGACCTTCACCCTCAGCCTGCCGCTGACGCTGGCGGTGCTGGACGGCATGGTCGTCGCCGCCGCCGAACAGACGCTGATCGCGCCGCTGCCTGCCATCGTCGAGAGCCTGACTCCGCAAGCCGTCGACCTGCACTTCGTCGGTGGGGTGGATCCCGTCATCCGCTTCCGCGATCGCTTCCTGCCGCTGATCGACGTGGCCCTGATCATGGGCTTCCGCGAACAGCCGATGAACCCGACCGAAGGTGTCGCCGTGGTCGTCGAGACCGAAGGCGGCCAGCAGGCGGCCCTGCTGTTCGACGCCATCCAGGGCCAGCGGCAGGTGGTCATCAAGAGCCTGGAAACCAACTACCAGCAGGTCGAGGGCGTCGCCGCCGCCACCATCCTGGGCGACGGGCGCGTGGCCCTGATCCTGGATGTCGACGTGCTGGTCACCGACATGCGCCGCAAATCCGTCCGTCCCGACTTCAAGCTCGCGAGCTGA
- a CDS encoding chemotaxis protein CheW encodes MTEAKDLQRELIAFRIGSQEFCVDIMSVREIRGWTPATPLPRSPGYMKGVINLRGTVLPIIDLGARFGLTTSEPTARHVIMVAHIGGRMVGLLVDAVSDILQMSEASVQPTPDVASDQVKTFVKGIFSIDGRMISLIELDYILPQVEAEAA; translated from the coding sequence ATGACCGAAGCCAAAGATCTCCAGCGTGAACTGATCGCCTTCCGCATCGGCAGTCAGGAATTCTGCGTCGACATCATGTCGGTGCGCGAAATCCGCGGCTGGACGCCGGCGACGCCTCTGCCCCGTTCGCCGGGATACATGAAGGGCGTCATCAACCTGCGCGGCACGGTCCTGCCGATCATCGATCTGGGCGCGCGCTTCGGCCTGACGACCTCGGAACCGACGGCGCGCCACGTCATCATGGTGGCCCATATCGGCGGCCGCATGGTCGGCCTGCTGGTCGACGCCGTGTCCGACATCCTGCAGATGAGCGAGGCCTCGGTCCAGCCGACGCCCGACGTCGCCAGCGATCAGGTGAAGACCTTCGTAAAGGGCATCTTCTCGATCGACGGCCGCATGATCAGCCTGATCGAACTGGATTACATCCTGCCGCAAGTCGAGGCCGAAGCCGCATGA
- a CDS encoding STAS domain-containing protein produces the protein MTETLILSDVLDLNAAEPLKAELLALRGHPVVLDASAVQRLGGLCLQILLSARKTWAADGVNLSLGSVSQYWTEQWAAYGAPDFNTEGALA, from the coding sequence ATGACCGAAACCCTGATCCTGTCCGACGTGCTGGACCTGAATGCGGCCGAACCGCTGAAGGCTGAACTGCTGGCCCTGCGCGGTCATCCGGTGGTCCTGGACGCCTCTGCGGTCCAGCGCCTGGGCGGCCTGTGCCTGCAGATCCTGCTGTCGGCGCGAAAGACGTGGGCGGCCGACGGCGTCAATCTAAGTTTAGGGTCTGTGTCCCAATATTGGACGGAACAATGGGCGGCCTATGGCGCGCCGGACTTCAACACCGAGGGGGCGTTGGCATGA
- a CDS encoding RNA-binding S4 domain-containing protein has translation MNENACRIDIWLWRARFVKTRGLAAGLVERGAVRLTHQGRETRLDKPSRCIHVGDLLTFAQNGRVTSLKVEGLGERRGPAEEARALYSLTV, from the coding sequence TTGAACGAGAACGCCTGTCGCATCGACATCTGGCTGTGGCGCGCGCGGTTCGTGAAGACGCGCGGCCTGGCGGCCGGTCTGGTGGAGCGGGGGGCGGTGCGGCTGACGCATCAGGGGCGCGAGACGCGGCTCGACAAGCCCAGCCGATGCATTCACGTCGGCGACCTGCTGACCTTCGCCCAGAACGGACGCGTCACCAGCCTGAAGGTCGAGGGGCTGGGCGAAAGGCGCGGGCCCGCCGAAGAGGCCCGCGCCCTTTATTCGCTTACGGTCTAA